The proteins below are encoded in one region of Belonocnema kinseyi isolate 2016_QV_RU_SX_M_011 chromosome 1, B_treatae_v1, whole genome shotgun sequence:
- the LOC117178465 gene encoding extensin-2-like — translation MHALAPASVHAPSGSGSPVVGIPVHIETPADYIGYPIPDGNNPHVHIGGTSSNPTPNPEDFQSGRFDSPNLSDFESGPLNHGSHNPFDYQSGPSIHGSPNPFNYQSGPSIHGSPNPFNYQNGPSNHGSPSPYAHLVGWESPPSPSAFNQSGWESLSNFPQGGWESPSSLPRSVWESPSNFPPSGRQSPSTHHTNGWGSSPASPLYNPIGRANPPTPPSYQPSGRASPPAYRPSGNTNRSNPRNTPPYHSREWESPPDPPVYRPSANTNPSRPPPYPQSGRTNPSHPPPLRQGGRTSPSSRPPDVPPGGLMYIEVHEVSPWDEFREYFQGFFSSSENHIIRESV, via the coding sequence ATGCATGCACTTGCTCCTGCGTCCGTACACGCACCCTCGGGGTCAGGATCTCCTGTCGTGGGGATCCCAGTTCATATTGAAACTCCAGCTGATTACATTGGATACCCAATTCCTGACGGTAATAACCCTCATGTTCATATAGGTGGAACCTCAAGTAATCCCACTCCTAATCCAGAAGATTTTCAAAGTGGACGATTTGACAGTCCTAATCTATCCGATTTTGAAAGTGGACCCTTAAATCATGGCAGTCATAATCCATTCGATTATCAAAGTGGACCCTCAATTCATGGCAGTCCTAATCCATTCAATTATCAAAGTGGACCCTCAATTCATGGCAGTCCTAATCCATTCAATTATCAAAATGGACCCTCAAATCATGGCAGCCCTAGTCCATACGCTCATCTAGTTGGGTGGGAAAGTCCTCCCAGTCCTTCCGCATTTAATCAAAGTGGGTGGGAAAGTCTTTCCAATTTTCCTCAAGGTGGCTGGGAAAGTCCTTCCAGTTTGCCTCGAAGTGTGTGGGAAAGTCCTTCCAATTTTCCTCCAAGTGGACGGCAAAGTCCTTCTACACATCATACAAATGGTTGGGGAAGTTCCCCCGCTTCTCCCTTATATAATCCAATTGGGCGGGCAAATCCTCCCACTCCTCCCTCATATCAACCAAGTGGACGGGCAAGTCCTCCCGCATACCGTCCAAGTGGGAACACAAATCGTTCCAATCCTCGCAATACTCCCCCCTATCATTCAAGGGAGTGGGAAAGTCCTCCCGATCCTCCCGTATATCGTCCAAGTGCGAACACAAATCCTTCCCGTCCTCCCCCATATCCTCAAAGTGGGCGCACAAATCCTTCCCATCCTCCCCCATTGCGTCAAGGTGGGCGCACAAGTCCTTCTAGTCGTCCCCCAGATGTTCCTCCCGGTGGTTTAATGTATATTGAAGTTCATGAAGTCAGTCCTTGGGATGAATTTCGTGAATATTTCCAAGGGTTTTTCTCGTCATCTGAAAATCACATAATCAGGGAGTCAGTCTGA